The Pirellulales bacterium genome contains a region encoding:
- a CDS encoding NPCBM/NEW2 domain-containing protein encodes MGPLILIAALLAVEAPQFQVDSIGGTTVAGTLVRLDAQQVVVHDSSGDHALKLSEVRFVGAVENQATNSSAGSVLSDKSTANASKSKPPEPPTVVVETVDGGRLFGFGYEVTKGTARLKLVGGDSIAVPTKSIHRVEFISASKPVVWPELPKDAAGDLIILQKKDAVDLAEGIVGDITADTVRFSLEGDVIPVKRTRVVGLVYFHSGQAASPSHALAIVENKAGWKVNATQVDLAAGHLSVVTTFGVTLDWPLEAVRSIDFSPSRMVYVSDLPLNSAEWTPLLDFGKQIDAISQFYKPRFDRALDGGKLSIDSKTYRKGVAIAARTVLEYKIAGLGRQFRATAGIDDSVHATGGVQLTIEGDGKNLYSGKISGRGAPVDLNLDVSGVKRLRIVADFGGGADVGDYLDLGDARIVK; translated from the coding sequence ATGGGCCCTTTGATCCTGATCGCCGCATTGCTGGCCGTCGAAGCCCCGCAATTCCAGGTCGACTCGATCGGTGGCACGACGGTCGCCGGCACGCTCGTGCGACTGGATGCCCAGCAAGTCGTGGTTCATGATTCAAGCGGCGACCACGCGCTCAAGCTCTCCGAGGTGCGGTTCGTCGGGGCGGTTGAGAATCAGGCCACGAACTCGTCCGCCGGATCGGTTCTATCCGACAAATCGACAGCAAACGCTTCGAAATCGAAGCCGCCTGAACCGCCAACCGTCGTGGTCGAAACGGTCGACGGCGGGCGTTTGTTTGGCTTCGGATATGAAGTGACCAAAGGCACGGCCCGGCTCAAGCTGGTCGGCGGCGATTCGATCGCCGTGCCCACCAAATCCATCCATCGCGTCGAGTTCATCTCGGCATCGAAACCGGTCGTGTGGCCCGAGTTGCCGAAAGATGCCGCCGGCGACTTGATCATCTTGCAGAAGAAAGACGCAGTCGATCTGGCCGAAGGGATCGTTGGCGACATAACTGCCGACACCGTGCGCTTCTCGCTCGAAGGAGACGTCATTCCGGTCAAACGGACCAGGGTGGTCGGCCTGGTGTATTTCCATTCGGGCCAAGCCGCTTCCCCTTCGCATGCCTTGGCCATCGTCGAGAACAAGGCGGGTTGGAAGGTAAATGCCACACAGGTCGATCTGGCCGCAGGCCATCTGTCGGTCGTAACCACCTTTGGCGTCACGCTCGATTGGCCGCTGGAAGCGGTGCGTTCGATCGATTTCTCGCCTAGCCGCATGGTGTATGTCAGCGATCTGCCTTTGAATTCCGCCGAATGGACGCCGCTCTTGGATTTCGGCAAGCAGATCGACGCGATTTCGCAGTTTTACAAGCCGCGGTTCGATCGGGCCCTCGACGGTGGCAAGCTGTCGATCGACAGCAAAACCTATCGCAAGGGTGTGGCAATCGCCGCTCGCACCGTCTTAGAATACAAGATTGCCGGTCTTGGGCGGCAGTTCCGCGCTACGGCCGGGATCGACGACTCGGTGCACGCGACCGGGGGCGTGCAGCTCACGATCGAAGGGGATGGCAAGAATTTGTACAGCGGCAAGATCAGCGGCCGAGGCGCACCGGTGGATTTGAATCTGGATGTGTCTGGCGTGAAGCGACTTCGGATCGTGGCCGATTTCGGCGGGGGAGCGGACGTGGGCGATTATCTCGACCTAGGCGACGCAAGGATTGTGAAATGA
- a CDS encoding trypsin-like peptidase domain-containing protein produces MIERYPISKHRANRARRPINLKILAAKTVAVLSAALISISAMPSAAASPEPDEAVLKAEAARVAAVAKVTPSVVCIFAKEGQGGGSGVLISPEGYALTNFHVTREAGTAMKCGLSDGKLYDAVIVGVDPTGDLAMIQLLGRDDFPAAELGDSDQMHAGDWCFTAGNPFLLATDFHPSIAYGIVSGTHRYQYPDGTLLEYADCLQVDAAINPGNSGGPLFNARGQLIGINGRGSFEKRGRVNVGVGYAISGNQLRNFIGWLKSGRVVDHATLGATVSTGEDGRVTVSDILENSDAYRRGLRVDDEILRFAGRDIRSANSLKNILGIFPKGWRVPLSYRRDGKTYDTMVRLRGVHHEDELAELMDEPQMPRLQPSKPKGDEPKGPEPKKKGSKQGPKGQPDEPSPLPEPIAKLFHMVKPLPEDVKKRYVPRHGFANYFYNKLNRDRVWKADLSRGDFSTLNGPWSFSGDLAAGGAFSAKLLDKEVSMALPLGDTKLEITDSLGDVLNPPGSGGLLAAMHLWRKFQIGGPSHFGEVTYLGTMPLEGRERWVDVLFATTGGVDCQFMFDATDGTLLAMEMYPQTDSDPCEVYFSDYRESNGHFLPYRFEVRYGDNVFNLFNVTKYDLQKGTGK; encoded by the coding sequence ATGATCGAGCGGTATCCGATTTCGAAGCATCGCGCGAACCGAGCGCGGCGACCGATCAACCTGAAAATTCTCGCTGCGAAAACTGTCGCCGTCCTGTCCGCGGCGTTGATCTCCATTTCCGCAATGCCCTCCGCGGCGGCGAGCCCCGAGCCCGACGAAGCGGTGCTAAAAGCCGAGGCGGCGCGGGTCGCGGCCGTGGCGAAAGTCACGCCCTCGGTGGTCTGCATTTTCGCCAAGGAGGGGCAAGGTGGCGGATCCGGCGTGCTCATCTCTCCCGAAGGCTACGCACTGACGAACTTCCACGTCACCCGTGAAGCGGGCACGGCGATGAAATGTGGCCTGTCGGATGGCAAGCTCTACGATGCGGTGATCGTCGGCGTCGATCCGACCGGCGATTTGGCAATGATCCAACTGCTCGGGCGCGATGATTTTCCCGCCGCCGAGCTTGGCGACAGCGACCAGATGCACGCCGGCGATTGGTGCTTCACCGCCGGCAATCCTTTTCTCTTGGCGACCGACTTTCACCCGTCGATCGCCTACGGCATCGTGTCGGGAACGCATCGTTATCAATATCCCGATGGCACCCTGCTGGAATACGCCGATTGCCTTCAAGTCGATGCCGCAATCAATCCCGGCAACTCGGGCGGTCCGCTCTTCAATGCCCGCGGTCAATTGATCGGCATCAACGGCCGCGGATCGTTCGAGAAGCGGGGGCGCGTGAATGTCGGCGTCGGCTACGCCATCTCGGGCAATCAATTGCGAAACTTCATCGGCTGGCTGAAGAGCGGGCGAGTGGTCGACCATGCGACGCTCGGCGCGACGGTGAGCACCGGCGAGGATGGGCGTGTCACCGTATCCGACATTCTGGAGAATTCTGACGCCTATCGCCGTGGCTTGCGGGTCGACGATGAGATTTTGCGGTTCGCCGGCCGCGATATTCGTTCGGCGAATTCGTTGAAGAATATTCTGGGCATCTTTCCCAAGGGTTGGCGTGTGCCGCTGAGCTACCGCCGCGACGGAAAAACCTACGACACGATGGTCCGCTTGCGCGGCGTGCATCACGAAGATGAATTGGCGGAGTTGATGGATGAGCCGCAAATGCCGCGCCTGCAGCCGTCGAAACCGAAGGGAGACGAACCGAAGGGTCCTGAGCCAAAGAAGAAAGGTTCCAAGCAAGGGCCAAAAGGCCAGCCCGACGAACCGTCGCCTTTGCCCGAGCCGATTGCAAAACTATTTCACATGGTGAAGCCGCTTCCCGAAGATGTGAAGAAGCGCTACGTGCCGCGGCACGGTTTTGCAAACTACTTTTACAACAAGCTGAATCGCGATCGCGTGTGGAAAGCCGATCTCTCCCGGGGCGATTTTTCCACGCTCAATGGGCCATGGAGTTTTTCGGGCGATCTGGCCGCGGGCGGCGCGTTCAGCGCCAAATTGCTCGACAAGGAAGTGTCGATGGCATTGCCGCTCGGCGACACCAAGCTCGAGATTACCGATAGCCTTGGCGACGTGCTGAACCCGCCGGGCAGTGGAGGCTTGCTGGCCGCGATGCACCTCTGGCGGAAATTCCAAATCGGCGGCCCGAGCCATTTCGGCGAAGTGACCTACCTCGGCACCATGCCGCTGGAAGGTCGCGAGCGATGGGTCGACGTCTTGTTCGCAACGACCGGCGGCGTCGATTGCCAATTCATGTTCGATGCGACCGACGGCACCCTGTTGGCGATGGAAATGTATCCCCAGACCGATTCCGACCCGTGCGAAGTCTATTTCAGCGACTATCGCGAGTCGAACGGACATTTCCTGCCCTATCGCTTCGAGGTGCGCTACGGCGACAATGTGTTCAATCTGTTCAACGTCACGAAATACGATTTGCAGAAGGGGACCGGCAAATGA
- a CDS encoding BatA domain-containing protein — MTSFVFPSLLWFLPLIGLPILIHLINLLRHRRIRWAAMEFLLQSQKRNRTWIMLKQLLLLLLRMMAIAAVVLMIAQPRARNSLAALLGGSKTHQIVILDDSYSMSDHWGDTSAFKLGVDAVNRLGAQLTRQSGQQEFTLLSFSQASRRGEGLQTLFSREPVDSDFKDRLNDKLASLEVSETAAGPGEALAAVEQMIHSASDSATTVYLISDFRAKDWANAAGLRKAMLDLNAAGAQLQLIDCVSDERPNLAISTLQPGLGIRAAEVPLKMEVGVTNYSPSAVHDVVLQLAEDGRARPAVAIASIGPRQTATANFEVRYRDPGQHTITARLSADAIAADNARYSVLDFPQHVPVLVIDGDPRAMAKRGDAYFIALPFASSQIAPTGIQPQIEPVQFLVGHPLDPFHVIYLLNIDRLDQPEIDTLEDYLRHGGGVVFFLGERTNPEFMNSRLYRDGKGPFPVPLVGQTELLVDRTEPIADITVDVPDHPVFSVWARKASVDIDRMIIDKYFAVQKNWLPAENSTARVLVRLRNGAPLVVERKFGDGRVMAFLTTAAPRWNNLANTPRDVAAMLQLTAYISAARQTDPGREVGAPLEVDVDRGKFQTNVKFTTPRGGAANTFPTEAQPPKGDAAPSGSNAGAASGSTVRSTAANAALTAASPGDPKNAIWRASLPVDTAQSGFYEAQLNYTMPQGASEIHRFAYNVNPDEGNLKMMAGPDLESRLAGVKYHFHQVADAFFDADNPDQAGFSRTILYMLIALLVGEQLLAYAISYHPSPRETAR, encoded by the coding sequence ATGACGTCTTTCGTTTTCCCATCGCTGCTGTGGTTCCTGCCCCTGATCGGCCTGCCGATATTGATCCATTTGATCAATCTCTTGCGGCATCGGCGGATTCGTTGGGCAGCGATGGAATTCTTGCTGCAAAGCCAGAAGCGCAACCGCACCTGGATCATGCTCAAGCAGCTTTTGCTGCTGCTTTTGCGAATGATGGCGATCGCGGCCGTCGTGCTGATGATCGCTCAGCCGCGGGCCCGCAATTCTCTGGCCGCCCTGTTGGGCGGCAGCAAGACACATCAGATCGTGATCCTCGACGATAGCTATTCGATGTCGGACCATTGGGGCGACACATCAGCGTTCAAGCTCGGCGTGGATGCGGTCAACCGTTTGGGCGCTCAGCTCACTCGGCAATCGGGCCAGCAGGAATTCACGCTGCTGTCGTTCTCTCAGGCCAGCCGCCGCGGCGAAGGATTGCAAACCCTGTTTAGCCGCGAACCGGTCGACTCCGATTTCAAAGACCGGCTGAACGACAAGCTCGCGTCGCTCGAAGTGTCGGAGACGGCGGCCGGGCCGGGCGAAGCGCTCGCCGCGGTCGAACAAATGATCCACTCCGCCAGCGATTCCGCCACGACGGTCTACCTCATCTCCGATTTTCGCGCCAAGGATTGGGCCAACGCGGCCGGCCTCCGCAAAGCCATGCTCGACTTGAACGCCGCCGGCGCGCAGCTCCAATTGATCGATTGCGTCAGCGACGAACGTCCTAATCTGGCGATTTCGACGTTGCAGCCTGGCTTGGGCATCCGCGCCGCTGAAGTGCCCTTGAAGATGGAGGTCGGCGTGACGAACTACAGCCCAAGCGCGGTGCACGATGTCGTGCTGCAATTGGCCGAAGACGGCCGAGCCCGGCCGGCCGTGGCGATCGCTTCGATCGGCCCTCGCCAAACCGCGACCGCCAATTTCGAAGTGCGCTATCGCGATCCGGGCCAGCACACGATCACGGCCCGGCTGTCGGCCGACGCGATTGCGGCCGACAACGCTCGATATTCGGTGCTCGACTTTCCGCAACACGTGCCGGTGCTGGTAATCGATGGCGATCCGCGGGCGATGGCCAAGCGGGGCGATGCGTATTTCATCGCACTGCCTTTCGCCTCCAGCCAAATCGCTCCGACCGGAATCCAGCCGCAGATCGAGCCGGTGCAGTTTCTCGTCGGACATCCGCTCGATCCGTTTCATGTGATCTATCTGCTCAATATCGATCGGCTCGATCAGCCCGAGATCGATACCCTCGAGGATTACCTGCGGCACGGCGGCGGCGTGGTGTTCTTCCTCGGCGAACGAACCAATCCCGAGTTCATGAACAGCCGGCTCTATCGCGACGGCAAGGGGCCGTTCCCGGTTCCGTTGGTGGGCCAGACCGAATTGTTGGTGGACCGCACCGAGCCGATCGCCGATATCACGGTCGACGTGCCCGACCATCCGGTGTTTTCCGTTTGGGCCCGCAAGGCGAGCGTCGATATCGATCGCATGATTATCGACAAGTATTTCGCCGTGCAAAAGAACTGGCTTCCCGCGGAGAATTCGACGGCGCGGGTGTTGGTTCGCCTGCGGAACGGCGCTCCACTGGTGGTCGAGCGGAAGTTCGGCGACGGCCGTGTGATGGCGTTCTTGACGACGGCCGCTCCGCGCTGGAACAACCTTGCCAACACGCCCCGCGACGTCGCCGCGATGCTCCAATTGACGGCCTACATCTCCGCGGCCCGCCAGACCGATCCCGGCCGCGAGGTCGGCGCGCCGCTCGAGGTCGATGTCGATCGAGGCAAGTTTCAGACGAACGTGAAATTCACGACGCCGCGTGGCGGAGCGGCGAACACATTTCCGACGGAAGCGCAGCCGCCGAAGGGAGACGCGGCGCCTTCGGGGTCGAACGCTGGCGCCGCGAGCGGAAGCACGGTGCGGAGCACCGCCGCTAACGCCGCTTTGACGGCCGCTTCCCCCGGCGATCCCAAAAACGCGATTTGGCGCGCCTCGCTGCCGGTTGACACGGCCCAATCTGGCTTCTACGAAGCGCAGCTCAACTACACGATGCCGCAAGGCGCCAGCGAGATTCATCGCTTCGCCTACAACGTCAATCCGGACGAGGGCAATTTGAAGATGATGGCGGGGCCGGATTTGGAATCCCGTCTGGCCGGTGTGAAATACCATTTTCATCAAGTGGCCGACGCTTTCTTCGACGCCGACAATCCGGATCAAGCCGGTTTCAGCCGCACGATTCTCTACATGCTCATCGCATTGCTCGTCGGCGAGCAACTGTTGGCCTATGCGATCAGCTACCATCCCTCGCCCCGTGAGACGGCCCGTTGA
- a CDS encoding DUF58 domain-containing protein → MPDSKRFLHPEAIKRISRLDLRARHIVEGFLTGLHRSPYFGQSVEFRQHREYAVGDDLRHVDWKVWAKQDRYYVKQFEEDTNMRATLLVDVSNSMRYGSGPLTKSEYADTVAVSLAYLLLRQQDSVGCLSFDERIRAAVPQRTKRSHLNSIITSLSVNDPRDKTDLFSIFRAVAETYPRRGMMIVISDLLADRAGLVRGLKLLRQRGHDVMVFHIMDDDELDFPFTGPTRFEGLETVDQLTCNPRALREGYLEALGAFLDEVRRQCVSHTCDYSLIRTSAPMDAALATYLSNRLGMHHHI, encoded by the coding sequence ATGCCCGATTCCAAACGATTTTTGCATCCTGAAGCGATCAAGCGAATTTCGCGGCTGGACCTCCGGGCACGGCATATCGTCGAAGGCTTTTTGACCGGCTTGCACCGCAGCCCTTATTTCGGCCAATCGGTCGAATTCCGGCAGCACCGCGAATACGCCGTCGGCGACGACCTGCGCCACGTCGACTGGAAGGTCTGGGCCAAGCAAGATCGTTACTACGTCAAGCAGTTCGAAGAAGACACGAACATGCGGGCCACGCTGCTGGTCGACGTGTCGAACAGCATGCGCTACGGCTCCGGACCGTTGACCAAGTCGGAATATGCCGACACCGTGGCCGTCAGCCTCGCGTATCTGCTATTGCGGCAGCAGGATTCGGTCGGCTGCTTGTCGTTCGACGAGCGGATTCGCGCGGCCGTGCCGCAGCGCACCAAGCGCAGCCATCTGAATTCGATCATCACGTCGCTGTCGGTCAACGACCCGCGCGACAAGACCGATCTGTTCTCGATTTTTCGCGCGGTCGCCGAAACGTATCCGCGGCGCGGAATGATGATCGTCATTTCGGATTTGCTTGCCGACCGGGCCGGGCTGGTTCGCGGGCTGAAGCTGCTCCGTCAGCGTGGCCACGATGTGATGGTGTTTCACATCATGGACGACGACGAACTGGATTTTCCCTTTACCGGACCGACGCGATTCGAAGGCCTGGAAACGGTCGACCAACTGACGTGCAATCCGCGAGCGCTTCGCGAGGGTTACTTGGAAGCCCTCGGAGCGTTTCTCGACGAGGTGCGGCGGCAATGCGTTTCGCATACCTGCGACTATTCATTGATCCGCACCAGCGCCCCCATGGACGCCGCCCTGGCCACCTATTTGAGCAACCGCCTCGGAATGCACCACCACATTTGA
- a CDS encoding VWA domain-containing protein, whose amino-acid sequence MFAQAAPADAVSAVAKAARYQFAQVQSFSEWWQMPLLIVICAALLAYVIYMYRRDSVELRPAIGILLAALRIAAFAGLLLVYLDLQKWSEQQEIQNSRVLVGVDGSISMALNDVDGGSSSATGSASASAPTTRIGQVVEEFAHGHLLDDLRQRHDVTVFRFDQHLSRVAMLPKRADTTLAVQTDEAADAARQQRIEWLRLAAYAGVVLLVLSAIGYGIGRFIAGRRIGWAAAVLATIAVAISFSSAAALSLGNPDDDLLALLDWRQVPPSGATADSSSPDSGKSPAAKQAKEHKIDWATALKANGIETRIGDALRQLVSDHRSQPISGIVLITDGGQNAGLDPSAAVEVAQEAGMPVYTIGLGSDHRPTSVDIADFAVPVRVYPGDSFAVTADLLAHGLNGRIAQVELASRPAGKGAAAKSWTIEGQQQVTLPADGKKERVKFELAGVKDTGRRTLELRIKSPVDPSGTGARPKNQTQDADVEIVDRKNRVLLIAGGPTREYRFLRTQLHRDRDTVVDVLLQTAQPGISQEANKILDRFPDSMQELSQYDTIVAFDPNWEKLGGDTGDDAADIAANDQAIDLLERWVAEEAGGLVLIAGPVYTDDWVNDQKLGKLRALYPVEFSRLLAGIRDAKFGSEKPGAIEFTREGQQAEFLWLSEPGREKDVSAAMSDHIWTSFKGVFGYYRVRGKKPGATVYARYADPELAGGNEELPIYMAGQLYGAGRVFYEGSGEMWRLRAMDESYFEQFYTKLLRYVSQGRMLRGSRRGYLSVDRDSYLLGSVVDVEARLTDAQHNPLNKPKVVAEVTPQDGAPLMLPLLQDPGRKGMFRGEFIAVQPGPVRIELPIPDSDEDPLSRQIMVKVPDLEKDNPQRNDALLSEIAARTKGRYYIGIPAALGAPGPNSLPPLAAQLKDQTRTTVRSGDRDKPWERLWGTWLLCGICGALCLEWLIRRLSRLA is encoded by the coding sequence TTGTTCGCTCAAGCAGCGCCGGCCGACGCCGTTTCGGCGGTCGCCAAGGCGGCCCGCTATCAATTCGCGCAGGTCCAGTCGTTCAGCGAATGGTGGCAGATGCCGCTATTGATCGTGATCTGCGCGGCGCTGCTGGCCTACGTGATCTACATGTATCGCCGCGATAGCGTCGAGCTTCGGCCGGCGATCGGCATATTGCTCGCCGCGCTGCGAATCGCCGCCTTTGCCGGATTACTGTTGGTCTACCTCGACCTGCAAAAATGGTCGGAGCAGCAAGAGATTCAGAACTCGCGTGTGCTGGTCGGCGTGGACGGCAGCATCAGCATGGCGCTCAACGATGTCGACGGCGGTTCATCGAGCGCCACTGGCTCCGCCAGTGCTTCCGCCCCGACGACGCGGATCGGCCAAGTCGTCGAAGAATTCGCCCATGGTCATCTGCTCGACGATCTTCGCCAAAGGCACGACGTGACGGTGTTCCGATTCGATCAGCATTTGTCGCGCGTCGCCATGTTGCCGAAACGGGCCGATACGACGCTGGCCGTGCAAACCGACGAAGCGGCTGATGCGGCACGGCAGCAGCGGATCGAGTGGCTCCGGCTCGCGGCATATGCGGGCGTCGTGCTGCTCGTGCTTTCGGCGATCGGATACGGCATCGGCCGCTTCATTGCCGGCCGCCGAATCGGTTGGGCGGCCGCGGTCCTCGCCACGATTGCCGTGGCGATCAGTTTCAGCTCGGCGGCCGCGCTCAGCCTCGGCAATCCCGACGACGATCTGTTGGCGCTGCTCGATTGGCGACAAGTTCCCCCTTCGGGCGCCACGGCCGATTCTTCGTCTCCCGATTCGGGCAAGTCGCCTGCGGCGAAGCAGGCGAAAGAACACAAAATCGACTGGGCCACGGCCCTGAAGGCCAACGGCATTGAAACTCGCATCGGCGACGCGCTCCGCCAGTTGGTCAGCGATCATCGGTCGCAGCCGATTTCGGGCATCGTGCTGATCACCGACGGCGGGCAAAACGCGGGCCTCGATCCATCGGCTGCGGTCGAAGTAGCTCAAGAAGCCGGCATGCCCGTTTACACGATCGGCCTCGGCAGCGACCACCGTCCGACAAGCGTCGATATCGCCGATTTCGCGGTGCCGGTGCGCGTCTACCCCGGTGATAGTTTCGCGGTGACGGCCGATCTGCTGGCCCACGGCCTGAACGGTCGCATCGCGCAAGTCGAACTGGCATCGCGGCCAGCGGGCAAAGGCGCCGCCGCGAAATCGTGGACCATCGAAGGCCAGCAGCAAGTGACGCTACCGGCCGACGGCAAGAAAGAACGCGTGAAATTCGAGCTGGCGGGCGTGAAGGATACCGGCCGTCGCACGCTTGAGCTGCGGATCAAGTCGCCCGTCGACCCCAGCGGCACCGGCGCCCGCCCGAAAAATCAGACCCAAGATGCCGATGTCGAGATCGTCGACCGCAAGAATCGCGTACTGTTGATCGCCGGCGGGCCGACCCGCGAATATCGATTTCTTCGCACTCAATTGCACCGCGATCGCGACACGGTCGTCGATGTTCTGCTGCAAACGGCCCAGCCGGGCATCTCGCAAGAAGCCAACAAGATTCTCGACCGATTCCCCGATTCGATGCAGGAGCTTTCGCAATACGATACGATCGTCGCCTTCGATCCGAATTGGGAAAAGCTCGGCGGTGACACCGGCGACGATGCCGCTGACATTGCCGCCAACGACCAGGCGATCGATCTCTTGGAGCGCTGGGTCGCCGAGGAGGCGGGCGGGCTGGTGCTCATCGCCGGCCCGGTCTACACCGACGATTGGGTCAACGATCAGAAGCTCGGCAAGCTGCGTGCTCTCTATCCGGTCGAGTTCAGCCGGCTTTTGGCGGGCATCAGGGACGCGAAATTCGGCAGCGAGAAGCCAGGCGCGATCGAGTTCACCCGCGAAGGCCAGCAGGCCGAGTTTCTCTGGCTCAGCGAGCCCGGACGGGAAAAAGACGTATCGGCCGCGATGAGCGACCATATCTGGACCAGCTTCAAAGGCGTGTTCGGCTATTATCGGGTGCGCGGCAAAAAGCCCGGCGCGACCGTTTACGCTCGCTACGCCGATCCCGAACTCGCCGGCGGCAACGAAGAATTGCCGATCTACATGGCCGGCCAGCTCTACGGCGCAGGCCGCGTGTTCTACGAAGGAAGCGGCGAGATGTGGCGTTTGCGTGCGATGGATGAATCCTATTTCGAGCAGTTCTACACCAAGCTATTGCGCTACGTGTCGCAAGGGCGGATGTTGCGTGGCTCGCGGCGCGGATATCTATCGGTCGATCGCGATTCGTACCTGCTCGGCAGCGTGGTCGATGTCGAAGCCCGCCTGACCGACGCTCAGCACAATCCGCTGAACAAGCCGAAGGTGGTGGCGGAGGTGACTCCCCAAGACGGCGCGCCGCTGATGCTGCCGCTCTTGCAGGATCCAGGCCGCAAGGGGATGTTTCGGGGCGAATTTATCGCGGTGCAACCGGGCCCGGTGCGGATCGAGCTGCCGATTCCCGACTCGGACGAAGACCCGCTTTCGCGGCAGATCATGGTGAAAGTGCCCGATCTGGAAAAGGACAATCCCCAGCGCAACGACGCGTTGCTCAGCGAGATCGCCGCGCGCACGAAGGGGCGTTATTACATCGGCATTCCCGCGGCGCTCGGCGCTCCCGGCCCCAACAGCCTGCCGCCGCTTGCCGCCCAATTGAAAGATCAAACCCGCACGACCGTTCGCTCCGGCGATCGCGATAAGCCATGGGAACGCCTGTGGGGCACCTGGCTGCTGTGCGGCATCTGCGGCGCGCTCTGCCTGGAATGGCTGATCCGCCGCCTGAGCCGGCTTGCCTGA